In one Spirosoma rigui genomic region, the following are encoded:
- a CDS encoding sensor histidine kinase: MTNRLTSTQKWQLTIRLLLLYAPLLLYVNIPKTAWSSQNLPLILTVFLVFSLVAVGMYFVWITATDWIQELLVRRFGEEFLFEFNWLAVILPILIALVLAILYSFALQLLGKAIITVLFSGILGPRPSPGNGPPPEVLSFIQRANNGFSMAIMLSVFYLTLTTRSYQQLKTAQFRAERLEKEALLSQFEALKSQLSPHFLFNSLSILASLIHEDVDLSEQFIKRLSKAYRYILEQRDQDLVPLKTELDFIDSYTFLLRIRFEHKFDVCIDVAPDLQQQYRIAPLTLQLLVENAVKHNRMSLQEPLRIRIYTEDGWLIVENPLQDRDKPEPSTGMGLTNIVNRYVLLTDRRVGFARESGLFVVKIPLLS, encoded by the coding sequence ATGACCAACCGGCTGACCTCGACGCAAAAATGGCAATTGACCATTCGGCTGCTACTGCTCTATGCACCCCTGCTGCTGTATGTCAATATACCAAAAACGGCGTGGAGTAGCCAGAATCTGCCGCTGATCCTGACCGTTTTTCTGGTATTCAGCCTGGTGGCTGTCGGGATGTACTTCGTCTGGATCACCGCTACCGACTGGATTCAGGAGCTCCTGGTTCGGCGGTTTGGGGAGGAGTTTCTGTTCGAGTTCAACTGGCTGGCGGTCATCCTGCCCATCCTGATTGCGCTGGTACTGGCAATCCTGTACTCGTTTGCCCTGCAGCTGCTGGGAAAAGCCATCATTACGGTGCTTTTTAGTGGGATTCTGGGCCCCCGGCCGAGTCCGGGCAACGGACCACCGCCCGAAGTGCTGAGTTTCATCCAGCGGGCCAACAACGGGTTTTCGATGGCCATTATGCTATCGGTGTTTTACCTGACGCTCACCACCCGCTCCTACCAGCAGTTGAAAACGGCCCAGTTCAGAGCCGAACGGTTGGAAAAAGAAGCGCTGCTGAGCCAGTTCGAAGCGCTGAAGAGTCAGCTGAGTCCACACTTTCTGTTCAACAGCCTGAGTATTCTGGCCTCCCTCATCCACGAGGATGTCGACCTGTCGGAGCAGTTTATCAAGCGGCTGTCCAAAGCGTACCGTTACATCCTGGAGCAGCGCGACCAGGATCTGGTGCCCCTGAAAACCGAACTGGACTTCATCGATTCCTACACGTTTCTGCTCAGGATCCGGTTTGAGCACAAATTCGACGTGTGCATCGACGTAGCGCCCGACCTGCAACAGCAGTATCGAATTGCGCCCCTAACCCTGCAGCTGCTGGTTGAAAACGCCGTAAAACACAACCGGATGTCGCTTCAGGAACCGCTCCGGATACGTATCTACACGGAAGACGGCTGGCTGATCGTCGAAAATCCACTGCAGGACCGGGATAAACCCGAACCGTCGACGGGTATGGGTCTCACGAACATTGTCAACCGCTACGTTCTGTTAACCGACCGGCGCGTCGGGTTTGCCCGGGAGTCTGGATTATTTGTCGTCAAAATTCCCCTGTTGTCATGA
- a CDS encoding PVC-type heme-binding CxxCH protein → MNGLKDARPLSFLRRLASVAAILLITAAVRQEERKDDPDPDVNRELASFHVADGFEVTLFAAEPLVAKPIQMNWDADGRLWVVSSTAYPHLKTGEQANDKIFVLEDTNGDGKADKSTIFAEGLLTPTGILPGDGGVYVANSTEILHFMDTDGDGKADKKRRILNGFGTADTHHLIHTFRWGPEGLLYFNQSIYIYSHVETPAGIRRLEGGGVWQLNPKHLSLDIYAKGLVNPWGLQFDRWGQSFLTDGAGFEGINYAFPGATFLTSPGAARIMRGLNPGQPKHSGLEVISGRHLPEAWLGSVITNDFRANRINRFRLEEQGSGYASRQEPDLMWSDNVAFRPVDISVGPDGAIYVADWYNPIIQHGEVDFHDPRRDQQHGRIWRIVAKNRPLVKRPPLTKASVSELLEALKLPEDWTRSQAKQLLKNKGAAEIVPVLEKWVQNLDKANADYEHHLLEALWVYQALEVVNEPLLLRLLNADSHKARAAALRALELWHTRIANMPELLTKAVNDTHPQVRLESVIALRNVKTPEATRTALSVLEKPMDEFLDFALWQTVRELEPLWMPRLKKEPGFLGDARQTVFALKATSSPEAVTQLRQLYQQGKVPDEYQKDVLGSIAKFGSAADLTGLFEKELQNKPSPANELALLLGTLEEAARRGVKPSGGLNRITRFVDNDDEAVATSAIRLIGLWGLDDETSTLVGLARKGDMPVRKAALAALASTDKTSGWKALTELTGAKNPADLRLAAVSQLVAVNPSEAARIGADLLRTLPGAADATELYQAFLSSKPGMKALADELTARKIPEKRALAGRQLMQRAVPYNRRNDDEVKGLVKALEASGGVLPAEKMPQELTAAEITSLATLVRQTADPVKGEMVFRKSGLACQTCHAIGGAGGRIGPDLSSLGTSSPIETITRSILYPNLSIKEGYELQRVARKDGSELMGYLVSNGTSDLVIRDVSGTEVSVPKSQVSVIEKVPGSLMPAGLTAGLDKEEFVNLVGFLSKMGESGSFRVPTERFVRRWSTVSTTKELAGKLASEGVGYVVKPTAKLPLQPVYSNVSGDLPLADLPILTGAGNKPYSIVRFDLEVVSKGNVSLTLNKTDGLTAWVDQKPATLADRTLLADLSQGVHTITVAIDRTIYKDGPLNIRLGDAQRAPAQTRLVMGR, encoded by the coding sequence ATGAACGGATTAAAAGATGCCCGGCCCCTGAGTTTCCTGCGTAGACTGGCTAGTGTGGCGGCCATTCTGCTGATTACCGCAGCCGTCAGGCAGGAGGAGCGCAAAGACGATCCGGACCCCGACGTGAACCGGGAGCTGGCTTCGTTTCACGTGGCCGACGGCTTTGAGGTAACTCTGTTTGCCGCTGAACCGCTGGTGGCAAAGCCTATTCAGATGAACTGGGATGCCGATGGCCGTTTGTGGGTCGTCAGCAGCACTGCCTACCCGCACCTGAAAACGGGCGAACAGGCCAACGACAAGATCTTTGTGCTCGAAGATACCAATGGCGACGGCAAGGCCGATAAGTCCACCATATTTGCCGAAGGGTTGCTGACACCCACCGGTATCCTGCCCGGCGACGGCGGGGTATACGTAGCGAATTCCACCGAGATCCTGCACTTCATGGATACCGATGGCGATGGCAAAGCGGATAAAAAACGCCGGATCCTGAACGGCTTCGGAACGGCCGACACCCACCACCTTATCCACACCTTTCGCTGGGGACCCGAAGGCCTACTGTATTTCAACCAGTCCATCTATATCTACAGCCACGTCGAAACACCCGCCGGTATCAGGCGGCTCGAAGGCGGGGGGGTCTGGCAGCTGAACCCCAAACACCTCAGCCTGGACATCTACGCCAAAGGGCTGGTCAACCCGTGGGGGCTGCAGTTTGACCGCTGGGGCCAGTCGTTCCTCACCGACGGAGCCGGGTTTGAAGGCATCAACTACGCCTTTCCGGGCGCTACGTTCCTTACTTCACCGGGTGCCGCCCGCATCATGCGCGGTCTGAACCCCGGCCAGCCTAAACACAGCGGGCTGGAGGTGATCTCGGGCCGGCATTTACCGGAGGCCTGGCTGGGTAGCGTCATTACGAACGACTTCCGGGCCAACCGCATTAACCGATTCCGGCTGGAAGAGCAGGGGAGTGGCTACGCATCGCGGCAGGAGCCCGATCTGATGTGGTCGGATAATGTCGCCTTTCGCCCCGTCGATATATCGGTCGGGCCGGACGGTGCCATTTACGTTGCCGACTGGTATAACCCGATCATACAGCACGGCGAAGTTGATTTCCACGACCCGCGCCGGGACCAGCAGCACGGCCGTATCTGGCGGATTGTGGCCAAGAACCGGCCCCTGGTCAAGCGCCCGCCGTTGACGAAGGCGTCGGTCAGTGAGTTGCTGGAAGCGCTGAAACTACCCGAGGACTGGACTCGCTCACAAGCCAAACAGCTGCTGAAGAACAAGGGCGCTGCCGAGATCGTACCTGTTCTGGAGAAATGGGTACAGAATCTGGATAAGGCGAATGCCGACTACGAACATCACCTGCTTGAAGCCCTCTGGGTATACCAGGCGCTGGAGGTCGTGAATGAACCGCTGCTGCTACGCCTGCTGAACGCTGATAGCCACAAAGCGCGGGCGGCCGCGCTGCGGGCCCTTGAATTATGGCACACCAGGATTGCCAACATGCCCGAGCTGCTTACGAAAGCGGTGAACGATACCCACCCGCAGGTCCGGCTTGAAAGCGTCATTGCGTTGCGTAATGTGAAAACACCCGAAGCGACCCGTACGGCCCTGTCGGTACTCGAAAAGCCGATGGACGAATTTTTGGATTTTGCCCTTTGGCAGACGGTTCGCGAACTGGAGCCGCTGTGGATGCCCCGGCTGAAAAAAGAGCCCGGCTTTCTGGGCGACGCCCGCCAGACCGTTTTCGCCCTGAAAGCGACCAGCAGTCCGGAAGCGGTTACGCAGTTAAGGCAGTTGTACCAGCAGGGTAAAGTGCCGGACGAATACCAGAAGGACGTGCTCGGGTCGATTGCGAAGTTTGGCAGCGCGGCTGACCTGACCGGCCTGTTCGAAAAAGAATTGCAGAATAAACCCAGCCCGGCGAACGAGCTTGCCCTGCTGCTCGGTACGCTGGAAGAGGCCGCCCGGCGGGGGGTGAAGCCCAGCGGTGGGCTGAACCGGATAACCCGTTTCGTCGACAATGATGACGAAGCCGTTGCTACCAGTGCTATCCGGCTGATTGGCTTGTGGGGGTTGGATGACGAGACGTCAACGCTGGTCGGGCTGGCCCGCAAGGGAGACATGCCTGTTCGAAAAGCGGCACTGGCAGCATTGGCCAGTACGGATAAGACCAGCGGATGGAAAGCACTGACGGAGTTGACGGGCGCAAAAAATCCCGCCGATCTGCGGCTGGCTGCGGTTTCCCAACTGGTGGCGGTGAATCCGTCCGAAGCCGCCCGCATTGGGGCCGACCTGCTGCGAACGTTGCCCGGAGCAGCGGACGCCACCGAGCTGTACCAGGCATTTTTAAGCAGTAAACCCGGCATGAAAGCCCTGGCCGACGAGTTAACTGCCCGGAAAATACCGGAAAAACGCGCGCTGGCGGGGCGTCAGCTCATGCAGCGGGCTGTGCCCTACAACCGGCGCAACGACGACGAGGTGAAAGGACTTGTCAAAGCACTGGAAGCATCGGGCGGGGTACTGCCCGCCGAGAAAATGCCGCAGGAGCTGACAGCCGCCGAAATTACCAGTCTGGCTACGCTCGTGCGGCAGACCGCCGATCCGGTCAAGGGTGAAATGGTGTTCCGCAAGAGCGGGCTCGCCTGTCAGACCTGCCACGCCATTGGTGGCGCCGGTGGACGAATTGGCCCGGACCTCAGCAGCCTGGGGACCAGTTCACCGATTGAAACCATCACCCGGTCTATTCTCTACCCGAATCTGTCCATCAAAGAAGGCTACGAACTGCAGCGCGTAGCTCGGAAAGACGGCAGCGAATTAATGGGCTACCTCGTCAGCAACGGTACATCCGATCTGGTGATCCGCGACGTATCGGGTACGGAAGTGTCGGTGCCCAAAAGTCAGGTCAGCGTGATCGAGAAGGTACCGGGTTCGCTGATGCCAGCGGGCCTGACGGCCGGTCTGGACAAAGAAGAGTTCGTCAATCTGGTTGGATTCCTGTCCAAAATGGGCGAGTCCGGTTCGTTTCGGGTGCCGACCGAGCGGTTTGTCCGGCGCTGGAGCACGGTATCTACTACGAAAGAGCTGGCCGGGAAACTGGCCTCCGAGGGCGTGGGGTACGTCGTGAAGCCAACCGCGAAGCTGCCCCTGCAGCCGGTCTACAGCAACGTGTCCGGCGACTTACCGCTGGCGGACTTACCCATCCTGACGGGTGCCGGGAACAAGCCCTACAGCATTGTCCGGTTTGACCTGGAGGTCGTGAGCAAGGGTAACGTTAGTCTGACGCTGAACAAAACGGATGGCCTGACCGCCTGGGTGGACCAAAAACCCGCTACCTTGGCTGACCGAACCCTGCTCGCCGACTTGTCTCAGGGGGTGCATACCATTACGGTAGCCATTGATCGGACTATCTATAAAGATGGCCCGCTCAACATCCGGCTTGGCGATGCGCAGCGGGCACCGGCCCAGACAAGACTTGTCATGGGTCGGTAA
- a CDS encoding helix-turn-helix domain-containing protein, with amino-acid sequence MKSHQPLRIKTITDYHQLRNLPRPEHPLISVVNFESIKRLSCDRSTSIIQDFYTIALKRNFNGKMKYGQQEYDFDEGLLIFISPGQLFTIEADNELTHTGWLLLIHPDFLWNTPLAKKIKQYEYFSYAVHEALHLSEKEEAVVTGIIENLNQEYRSNIDTFSQDVLIAQLELLLTYADRFYHRQFITRKITNHKLLGRLEDLLSDYFTGDTVAEKGLPTVQYVADALNVSSNYLSALLKMLTGQSTQQHIHDKLIEKAKEKLSTTDLTVNEIAYALGFEHSQSFSKLFKSKTNVSPLAFRSSFN; translated from the coding sequence ATGAAAAGTCACCAGCCGTTGCGAATAAAAACGATCACCGACTATCACCAGCTTCGGAATCTGCCCAGGCCGGAGCACCCGTTGATCAGTGTTGTAAATTTTGAGTCGATCAAGCGGCTGTCGTGCGACAGGTCGACCAGTATCATTCAGGATTTTTATACCATCGCGCTGAAACGAAACTTCAACGGCAAGATGAAGTATGGGCAGCAGGAATACGATTTCGACGAGGGGCTGCTTATCTTTATTTCACCCGGTCAGTTGTTTACCATTGAGGCCGATAATGAGTTAACCCACACGGGATGGCTGTTGCTGATTCACCCCGATTTTTTGTGGAATACGCCCCTGGCCAAAAAGATAAAACAGTACGAATACTTCAGTTACGCCGTCCACGAAGCGCTGCATCTGTCGGAGAAAGAAGAAGCGGTTGTGACGGGTATCATCGAAAACCTCAATCAGGAATACCGCTCTAACATCGACACCTTTAGTCAGGATGTGCTGATTGCCCAGCTTGAGTTGTTGCTGACCTATGCCGACCGGTTCTACCATCGGCAGTTCATCACCCGGAAAATTACCAACCATAAACTGCTTGGTCGACTGGAAGACCTCCTGTCGGACTATTTCACCGGCGATACCGTAGCGGAGAAAGGCTTACCCACGGTTCAGTACGTGGCCGACGCCCTGAACGTATCGTCGAATTACCTGAGTGCCCTGCTGAAGATGCTGACGGGACAAAGTACCCAGCAGCATATCCATGACAAGCTGATCGAAAAGGCGAAAGAGAAGCTATCAACGACAGATTTGACCGTGAACGAAATTGCCTACGCGCTGGGGTTCGAGCATTCGCAATCGTTCAGCAAGCTGTTCAAGAGCAAAACCAACGTCTCCCCGCTGGCCTTTCGGTCTTCGTTCAATTAA
- a CDS encoding DUF3500 domain-containing protein, protein MRSPLTSILIVLLAGFLTIIACQKNDTTVTPSSATVSALSCSSVTYSATAASGTAYTATATVPYTGGNGAAYAAGSAVASTGITGLNATLQAGTLASGDGTLTFAISGTPSGAGTATFPFTFGGQSCNLALTVGATGSGTTTGSTTITGALSATASSDATCSATTGLARVVCLAEAFKATLSSSQQSAMQFTYSKTNAQKWSNLPASLSARIGITLGSLSAAQLAAFRNLMIAVLAINTTEEGYDEMLGNLVADDYLNTIGGGAGYGAGNFYLSFLGTPSTTGLWSILFTGHHYTQPYTFNAGQVTGVTPAFRGVEPGTAVSANGRTYQPFEQERLTFASMLTGLSSSQQTTAKLSSTFSDLVLGPGKDNQFPATKVGLKVSTLSAAQQTLVLNAIKLYVNDLDAATATPILAKYTAELADTYIAYSGTTAVASQNDYVRIDGPSVWIEFSYQGGVIVRSAPHPHSVWRDHTGDYGGN, encoded by the coding sequence ATGCGTTCCCCATTAACATCGATCCTCATCGTCCTGCTTGCCGGTTTTCTGACGATCATCGCCTGTCAGAAAAATGACACGACTGTCACGCCTTCGTCGGCTACGGTATCGGCCCTCTCCTGCTCATCGGTGACCTATTCGGCAACGGCGGCCAGCGGTACGGCTTACACAGCTACGGCTACAGTACCCTACACGGGTGGCAATGGCGCGGCCTACGCAGCCGGCAGCGCCGTTGCCTCAACGGGTATTACGGGGCTGAACGCAACCTTACAGGCAGGAACACTGGCCAGTGGCGACGGTACCCTGACTTTTGCCATTAGCGGTACGCCTTCCGGTGCCGGCACCGCTACGTTTCCCTTCACCTTTGGCGGACAGAGCTGCAACCTGGCCCTGACCGTTGGGGCAACCGGTTCGGGAACAACGACGGGGTCCACCACCATTACGGGAGCTTTGTCGGCAACGGCGAGTTCAGATGCGACCTGCTCGGCAACGACCGGTCTGGCTCGTGTTGTCTGCCTCGCCGAAGCCTTCAAGGCTACCTTGAGCAGCAGCCAACAGTCGGCCATGCAGTTTACCTACAGTAAAACCAACGCGCAAAAATGGTCGAACCTGCCCGCATCCCTCTCGGCCCGGATCGGTATTACCCTGGGTTCGCTGAGCGCTGCCCAGCTGGCGGCCTTCCGGAACCTGATGATCGCGGTGCTGGCTATCAACACTACCGAGGAAGGGTATGATGAAATGCTGGGCAACCTCGTCGCCGACGACTACCTGAACACAATTGGCGGGGGAGCAGGCTACGGCGCCGGGAATTTCTATCTGTCTTTCCTGGGTACGCCCAGCACCACCGGCCTGTGGTCGATTCTCTTCACCGGGCACCACTACACCCAGCCGTATACCTTCAACGCTGGTCAGGTGACCGGGGTTACGCCCGCCTTCCGGGGGGTAGAGCCAGGCACTGCCGTTAGTGCCAATGGCCGGACATACCAGCCTTTCGAGCAGGAGCGGCTGACGTTTGCGAGCATGCTCACGGGTCTCAGCAGCAGCCAGCAGACCACAGCCAAGCTCTCGTCGACCTTCAGCGATCTGGTACTGGGACCCGGCAAGGACAACCAGTTTCCTGCCACCAAGGTAGGGCTCAAGGTAAGCACCCTCAGCGCGGCTCAGCAAACGCTGGTTCTGAACGCCATCAAACTTTACGTCAATGACCTGGATGCCGCTACGGCCACGCCCATTCTGGCCAAATACACCGCTGAACTGGCCGATACATACATTGCCTATTCGGGAACGACGGCAGTAGCTTCGCAGAACGACTACGTCCGGATTGATGGACCCAGTGTGTGGATCGAGTTCTCCTACCAGGGTGGCGTTATCGTCCGCAGCGCCCCCCACCCCCACTCGGTCTGGCGCGACCATACCGGCGACTACGGCGGCAACTAA
- a CDS encoding SDR family oxidoreductase, with translation MILVTGATGQLGAATTQYLLKKRPSSQVAALVRDEQKAADLAKRGVAIRVGNYDDTASLDRAMQGVEKVLLIAGTDEDNRVRQHKNVVDAARKAGVPFIAYTSRTLKDRSTMANALMDGHFQTEDYIMASGLTYALFRNVLYMDAIPQFVGPHVFDAGIHLPAGQGKVPFALRADMGEAMANALAADSSGSRVYQLTGSKAYSFADVAATLSNLSGKTVTYTPAESSVFAAQLTERGVPDMVVQRIIGFLTDIKNGQEDDVSSDLENLLGRKPISLREGLKTLYNLG, from the coding sequence ATGATTCTTGTAACCGGTGCAACGGGCCAGCTTGGCGCGGCCACCACTCAATATCTGCTCAAAAAACGACCTTCGTCGCAGGTTGCCGCCCTTGTTCGGGATGAGCAAAAGGCCGCCGATCTGGCAAAACGTGGAGTCGCTATCCGGGTTGGTAATTATGACGATACGGCCTCACTCGACAGGGCCATGCAGGGCGTCGAAAAAGTCCTGCTGATCGCCGGGACGGACGAGGACAACCGCGTTCGGCAGCACAAGAACGTAGTCGATGCTGCCAGAAAGGCGGGCGTTCCCTTTATAGCCTACACAAGCCGCACGTTGAAAGACCGTAGCACGATGGCTAACGCGTTGATGGATGGTCATTTCCAGACCGAAGACTATATCATGGCGAGTGGACTGACCTACGCCTTGTTTCGCAACGTACTATACATGGATGCCATCCCGCAGTTCGTAGGTCCCCACGTTTTCGACGCCGGCATTCATCTGCCAGCCGGCCAGGGAAAGGTACCGTTCGCCCTGCGGGCCGATATGGGTGAAGCCATGGCGAATGCGCTGGCAGCCGACAGCAGCGGTAGCCGGGTGTACCAGCTTACCGGGAGCAAAGCGTATTCGTTTGCCGATGTGGCCGCTACCTTATCGAACTTATCCGGCAAGACCGTGACGTATACACCGGCTGAGTCATCGGTCTTTGCCGCGCAGCTGACCGAACGCGGTGTGCCCGACATGGTTGTGCAACGGATCATCGGTTTTTTGACCGATATTAAAAACGGTCAGGAAGATGACGTAAGTTCAGACCTGGAAAACCTGCTCGGGCGAAAACCTATTTCACTCCGGGAAGGATTGAAAACGTTGTACAACCTTGGTTAG
- a CDS encoding GDSL-type esterase/lipase family protein encodes MKKRKVMAPVGYVLVMLFCFTCRVVVAQTGTGSAVESPDAPFVLKNGERVVFLGNSLFENDFQYGYLELALTTRWPDRDVTFRNLGWTGDNVYGIARSTITNPPTGYELLMQHLTKAAPTLVFIGYGGIEAQEGESGMASFVEGLTKLLDKTDQLGARAVLLSPIPVLSAESAESMVRQNALLETYASAIGKLASARGKRYIDLFKPMQAISNKAALTDNGIHLNEAGYYQLATLLEQNLGFGPRYKPTTIALGRNTAQVTGPARVREGGAAGDNLTFTLDEGYLPLPRPADDKGLADSGPVLTITGLKKGFYTLTADQAPLITASAKEWEAGVALNQGGVFTQARELQQMILKKNDLFYFQYRPLNTTYILGFRSYEQGRHVKGLEEQNILIKWLEGQIAVYRTPLSRVYQLHLLK; translated from the coding sequence ATGAAAAAACGCAAGGTAATGGCCCCCGTCGGGTATGTATTGGTCATGCTTTTTTGCTTTACCTGTCGCGTCGTGGTTGCCCAGACCGGGACCGGATCGGCGGTTGAGTCGCCTGACGCCCCGTTTGTTTTGAAAAATGGGGAGCGGGTCGTTTTTCTGGGTAACTCACTCTTCGAAAATGATTTTCAGTACGGCTATCTCGAACTGGCGCTGACGACCCGCTGGCCCGACCGCGACGTTACGTTTCGCAACCTGGGCTGGACCGGCGACAATGTCTACGGTATTGCCCGCAGCACAATTACCAACCCACCCACGGGCTACGAACTGCTGATGCAACACCTTACCAAAGCCGCGCCCACACTGGTTTTTATTGGCTATGGCGGCATTGAAGCGCAGGAAGGGGAGTCCGGCATGGCGAGTTTCGTCGAGGGCCTGACGAAACTGCTCGATAAGACCGATCAACTCGGGGCCAGGGCTGTGCTGCTGTCGCCAATACCCGTACTGTCTGCCGAGTCGGCCGAAAGCATGGTCAGGCAGAATGCCCTGCTCGAAACCTACGCGTCGGCTATCGGCAAGCTGGCCTCGGCGCGGGGCAAGCGCTACATCGATCTGTTCAAACCCATGCAGGCGATCAGTAACAAAGCCGCCCTGACCGATAACGGTATCCACCTCAACGAAGCCGGCTATTATCAACTGGCTACTCTTCTCGAACAAAACCTGGGCTTCGGACCACGCTATAAACCCACTACGATTGCGCTGGGCAGAAACACGGCCCAGGTCACCGGGCCTGCCAGGGTCCGGGAGGGGGGGGCGGCGGGTGATAACCTGACGTTCACGCTGGACGAAGGGTACCTGCCCCTGCCGCGACCTGCCGACGACAAGGGTTTGGCCGACAGCGGCCCGGTTTTGACGATAACGGGTCTGAAGAAAGGGTTTTATACCCTTACCGCCGATCAGGCACCGCTCATCACCGCGTCGGCTAAGGAGTGGGAAGCGGGCGTTGCCCTGAATCAGGGCGGGGTGTTTACGCAGGCCCGCGAACTGCAACAGATGATCCTGAAGAAGAACGACCTGTTTTACTTCCAGTATCGGCCTCTGAATACAACCTACATTCTGGGCTTTCGCTCCTACGAGCAGGGGCGGCACGTGAAAGGGCTGGAGGAGCAGAACATTCTCATCAAATGGCTGGAAGGTCAGATTGCCGTATACCGTACCCCCCTGTCCCGGGTATATCAACTTCACCTGTTAAAGTAG
- a CDS encoding HupE/UreJ family protein has translation MNQRLRTISCPLGWLVVFLRILCLVGSPTPSGAHPMPNSVVLLNVHADRIDADVQIPLNELQAAFGHAVNDSSAGLVTRLGRELRDYLNQHIRPQSADGRSWRVSVDGLAVHETQNTINGVYRELVARVRLIPPVGEPVRQFSFHYDAVLHQVVTHKILVSVRQDWARGQVADEPPVQVGVIELDIVNNRIRPLSVSLESGSVWTGFRAMVDLGMQHISEGTDHLLFLLVLLLPAPLLVSGGTGWGRFGGVRYSLRRLLLIVTAFTLGHSLTLLVGALGWVRLPAQPVEILIALSILVSAIHALRPLFPGWEAWVAAGFGLVHGLAFAGTLANLQLDAGPMALSILGFNLGIELMQLVVIGLTIPWLILLSQTPLYPAVRVSGAVFAGIAAFAWIAERVSGRANGVTALIEQAARWAPWLLAGLALLAVVTWLRGRLTTSVS, from the coding sequence GTGAACCAACGACTTCGTACCATCAGCTGTCCATTGGGATGGCTGGTGGTTTTCCTGCGCATCCTTTGTCTGGTGGGCTCGCCCACTCCGTCGGGTGCGCACCCGATGCCTAACTCCGTAGTGCTGCTCAATGTCCATGCCGACCGGATCGACGCCGATGTACAGATTCCGCTGAATGAATTGCAGGCAGCCTTCGGCCACGCCGTCAATGACTCATCGGCGGGGTTGGTAACCCGGCTGGGTCGTGAACTGCGCGACTATTTGAACCAGCACATCCGGCCCCAAAGCGCCGACGGACGCTCATGGCGCGTATCGGTCGACGGGCTGGCCGTCCACGAAACCCAAAATACCATCAATGGCGTGTATCGGGAACTGGTGGCCCGCGTCCGGCTTATCCCCCCCGTCGGTGAGCCCGTCCGGCAGTTTTCGTTTCACTACGACGCCGTGCTGCACCAGGTTGTGACGCACAAAATTCTGGTGTCGGTTCGGCAGGACTGGGCCCGCGGACAGGTAGCCGACGAGCCGCCCGTTCAGGTGGGCGTCATCGAACTGGATATCGTCAACAACCGGATACGGCCCCTGTCGGTCAGCCTGGAATCGGGCAGCGTCTGGACGGGATTTCGGGCCATGGTGGATCTGGGCATGCAGCACATCTCGGAAGGTACGGATCACCTGTTATTTCTGCTGGTGCTGCTGCTGCCCGCGCCCCTGCTGGTTTCTGGTGGAACGGGATGGGGTCGGTTTGGCGGAGTTCGTTACAGCCTCCGACGGCTGTTGCTCATTGTCACGGCGTTTACCCTGGGCCACTCGCTTACCTTGCTGGTTGGGGCGTTAGGGTGGGTTCGGCTGCCCGCTCAGCCGGTAGAGATCCTGATTGCCCTATCGATCCTGGTGTCGGCTATTCACGCGCTACGTCCTTTGTTTCCGGGTTGGGAGGCCTGGGTAGCGGCTGGGTTCGGATTGGTGCATGGGCTGGCGTTTGCGGGCACGCTGGCGAATCTCCAGCTCGACGCGGGTCCGATGGCGCTGAGTATTCTGGGTTTCAACCTGGGCATCGAACTCATGCAGCTGGTCGTCATCGGCCTCACTATTCCCTGGCTTATTCTGCTGAGTCAAACACCGCTCTACCCGGCGGTACGGGTTAGTGGAGCTGTGTTTGCCGGTATAGCCGCTTTCGCGTGGATTGCGGAGCGCGTATCGGGACGGGCCAACGGGGTCACCGCGCTGATTGAACAGGCTGCCCGTTGGGCACCCTGGCTGCTGGCGGGGCTTGCTCTGCTCGCCGTAGTCACCTGGCTGCGGGGGCGGTTAACAACATCCGTATCCTGA